A section of the Bryobacteraceae bacterium genome encodes:
- the hutU gene encoding urocanate hydratase: protein MKSMVRAWRGTELHAKGWPQEAALRMLMNNLDPEVAEKPDELIVYGGAGKAARNWACFEAIVRELLRLEADETLLVQSGKPVGVFRTHEDAPRVLIANANLVGRWSDWEHFREYERLGLTMYGQMTAGSWIYIGTQGILQGTYETFAAAAKKHFGGNLSGRFVLTGGMGGMGGAQPLAATMNGAAILCVEVDPSRISRRLQTGYCDVRADSLDEALRLVEDACESRRALSVALCANCAEVLPEMVRRGVTPDLVTDQTSAHDPLNGYIPSGYDVDQAARLRQSDPKGYVERALDSIARHLEAMLAMKRAGAVVFDYGNNIRRMAFDRGVKDAFEIPGFVPEFIRPLFCQGKGPFRWVALSGDPSDIHVTDDLVCSMFADDEALVRWIRLARERVRFQGLPARICWLGFGERDRFAVAMNRLVTQGKVKAPIVIGRDHLDCGSVASPYRETEGMRDGSDAIADWPILNALLNTAAGATWVSVHNGGGVGIGYSQHAGQVTVVDGTEAAARRAERVMRCDPGLGVLRHADAGYEDAIVCARRHGLRIPMQDMEATTREDT from the coding sequence ATGAAGAGCATGGTGCGCGCGTGGCGGGGGACTGAGCTTCATGCGAAGGGATGGCCGCAGGAAGCGGCGCTTCGCATGCTCATGAACAATCTGGACCCGGAGGTGGCCGAGAAGCCGGACGAGCTGATTGTGTACGGCGGCGCCGGCAAGGCGGCGCGTAACTGGGCATGCTTCGAGGCGATTGTCCGTGAACTTCTCCGGCTGGAAGCGGACGAGACGCTGCTGGTGCAGTCCGGCAAGCCGGTGGGCGTGTTCCGCACGCACGAGGACGCGCCCCGCGTGCTGATCGCCAACGCGAACCTGGTGGGGCGCTGGTCGGACTGGGAGCATTTCCGCGAATACGAACGGCTGGGACTGACGATGTACGGCCAGATGACCGCGGGAAGCTGGATCTACATCGGCACGCAGGGCATATTGCAGGGGACCTACGAGACCTTTGCCGCGGCGGCAAAAAAACATTTTGGCGGCAATTTGTCAGGCCGCTTCGTGCTCACCGGCGGCATGGGCGGCATGGGCGGCGCACAGCCCCTGGCGGCGACGATGAACGGCGCGGCGATCCTCTGCGTGGAGGTGGACCCGTCGCGGATCTCAAGGCGTCTTCAGACGGGTTACTGTGACGTTCGGGCGGACTCGCTCGACGAGGCGCTGCGGCTGGTGGAGGACGCATGCGAGTCACGGCGCGCTCTTTCGGTGGCGTTGTGCGCCAATTGCGCCGAAGTGCTGCCGGAGATGGTGCGGCGCGGAGTGACGCCGGACCTGGTGACCGATCAGACCTCGGCGCACGACCCGCTGAACGGCTACATTCCTTCCGGCTACGACGTGGACCAGGCGGCGCGGCTGCGCCAGTCCGACCCGAAAGGCTACGTCGAACGGGCGCTGGACTCGATTGCCCGGCATCTCGAAGCGATGTTGGCGATGAAGCGTGCCGGTGCGGTGGTCTTCGATTACGGGAACAACATCCGCCGCATGGCTTTCGACCGCGGCGTGAAGGACGCGTTTGAAATTCCGGGTTTCGTGCCTGAATTCATCCGTCCGCTGTTTTGCCAGGGCAAGGGACCGTTCCGCTGGGTGGCGCTTTCCGGCGATCCGTCGGACATCCATGTCACCGACGACCTCGTGTGCTCGATGTTCGCCGACGACGAGGCGCTGGTGCGATGGATCCGGCTGGCCCGCGAGCGGGTGCGCTTCCAGGGGCTGCCGGCGCGGATCTGCTGGCTCGGCTTCGGCGAGCGCGACCGCTTCGCCGTGGCGATGAACCGGCTGGTGACGCAGGGCAAGGTGAAGGCGCCCATCGTGATCGGCCGTGACCATCTCGACTGCGGCTCGGTGGCCTCTCCTTACCGCGAGACCGAGGGCATGCGTGATGGCAGCGACGCCATTGCCGACTGGCCCATCCTCAACGCGCTGCTGAACACCGCCGCCGGGGCGACGTGGGTGAGCGTGCACAACGGCGGCGGCGTGGGCATCGGCTACTCCCAGCATGCCGGGCAGGTCACGGTCGTCGATGGGACCGAAGCGGCGGCGCGTCGTGCGGAACGGGTGATGCGCTGCGATCCGGGCCTTGGGGTGCTGCGCCACGCCGACGCGGGTTATGAGGACGCGATCGTATGCGCCCGGCGGCACGGGCTGCGAATCCCGATGCAGGACATGGAGGCGACTACCAGAGAAGACACCTGA